A segment of the Drosophila gunungcola strain Sukarami chromosome 2R unlocalized genomic scaffold, Dgunungcola_SK_2 000020F, whole genome shotgun sequence genome:
CTAAATAACAGtacaaaacagtttttttttaacatcttCAAGTCTGATAAAATACTGAAATGGATTTGTCAGGTAATGCAAGACAGTCACACCAAAATACTGTTTTTATTGGCATACAAAAATGTCGCTTATAAAAAACTTGATAAAAGAGCCCGAAACAAAacccaagaaaaaaaagaaggatgCAGGATCTGGGGACAGTGATTCCGATGGCAAGGATAAACCCCTACGGCCATTTGTTAAAACCGCCACAGATCTCCAGCGGATGAAGCTGGAGAAACTCATGAAAAACCCGGTAAGTGGTTGATAGGCATGCTGAGTAAATTTAGTAATTAAAGGATTATTAATGTCCAGGATAAGCCCGTGATCATACCAGAGCAGCGTCGCGAACGGGACTACATGTCTTCGGTGCCCACTTTCGTCCGGAATGTTATGGGCAGCAGTGCAGGAGCAGGCTCCGGCGAGTTTCATGTGTATCGTCACCTTCGCCGAAAGGAATATGCCCGCCAGAAGAACATTCAGAATCAGAGTTCCCGTGAGGCTGCAGACGAGGCCTTCCAGCAGAAGTTGGACGACAACCGACGCGCGGCCGAGGAGAAAACAGCCAAGAAAAGGGCCAAGCGTCAAAAGAGGAAACAACGGACCAAGAAGCCCAGGGAAGAAAAGCAGCCGGAGCCAAAGGATGCATCTGAATCCAGTGGCAGCGATTCAGAGGGACAAGGATTAAATGAGGACACAGATAAGAGGCCGGAGAATAAACCCGATGAGGAGCAAGTTGTGCCCTCCAAGGATGAGGACAAGGAACCGCTTAAAGCAGAGGAAACAGAAGAAGAATCGAATGCTAATAGCAAGGAATCTTGTACAGAAGGTGCGAATACGGCCAGCAAGCCACTAGAAACTGAAACCATTGATGAAGCGTCTAAAGATTCCGCTAATGTGCACCAAGAAACAGAAAATCCCATATTGGATGGTCAAGTTCAGGCCTAACTTCCAATGTATTTCTATAAATGCACCGACtagttattaataaaacaaattgcagttttattcatagttattttgtaatatatattcAGCGATTTCTATTCATCGCCTGATTTTGGGGGTTTTCATCAGAGGCCATCGTTTTAAAGCAGTTTTGGTTGAGACAAAAGCGGTTTGCAAATTATGCATTGAGTTTTCATGGCTTTAGTGCGCAGTGCATTATCTTATATCATTTAAGGTGCATCAAATGTTGGATTTTTGAGTACAATAAATGCTTTTCAAATTTGACATCGAAGGCAACATAGAGTCAAGACTTGTATTATACCCTTGACAAAAATCCACCGCTCAAATTGTGGGCATAAACTCTTTCTTTTGGTTTCTTCAAGAAGCaggtttttattgttttcatcaATTTGATTTCTTTGAATCCAAAAAATCTTTTCTTCTAATTGCTGGTTTTGTTTCTCCTTACTTGTTTGCATACATTTATacgttttttcgtttttccacaaataattatttataagtattttatatataggtATATTTCTGCCGTTGCTCTTAAATAATCAATTACAAATAGATTTGCAGCATTTTTCTACTATGTAAACCGTAAAcgttaaattatattttgaactTAAAGACAACTTAAACTTGTAAGCATTTTGaaaggttttttgtttttgttgaagATCCTTTCGCGAAAAAGAACACAAAACAGGACTTTGGGTAGAGTGAATACGGTAAAAAGAAGCAAATTTTTATCGTAAAAACTACCTCAATTATGgtaaaaagcaataaatacaATTCAAGTGATTTTCAATAACAAACTTCTTTGTGAGTACAagttttttaagttgtttgAAATACTTTCTTTTGCTTATATCTTCTACAGCGAATTTAGCTATTATTTTGCTTAGTTTGCAAAGACTTAAACACGTTAACGTCATTGAATTAATCGAGTGATTGCTGCGTGTGCTCGGTTACATTTTGTGGATGGAAAAACATTTCTGTGCCACTGGAACAAATAGCCATCGAATGAATTGCGCTTTACCATCGTAAATACTTTTCATTCTCATCGAATTCTACGACAAACTCAACTTTGGATGCCTGTTTTTTGCTTAGCGAGCCTGTGCTGGGGTAAAACGGAGAGGCGGGCTCTACTTTAAACGATAATCGTAGGCAGGTATATTTTTAGGCATTAATGTATATGTACTTTGTATATAGTAGGTATGTAGTTAGTTTAGTTAGAAGGTcgtacatttaaataaataattcgtTTTTGCCAGTTTcatttcagttttaaaatacaataatgtTCATTTTTCTTTCGGACGCTGACACAGAAAGCGTCTGGAAAATAAACTTCCGCTGAGGTGGCTGAGACTGCTCGCATGTGTGGGCGTGGTGTGTGGGTATgtgatttaatatattaactttatttatgtttaaattgagAAGTAAGCAGACGAGTTTCCCTCTATTTTAACGACACTCCCAGACCTTAACTGTTTGATCTACGCTACCGCTAATAACGTACGGATGCGCTTTGTGAAAATCTGCAATGAAATGCAAAAGGGATTACCATATATTCGAGATACaatgttcttttttttgggggacCCACCTATGGAGGTGCAGAAATGCTGATGCGCGTATAGCGTCTTCATGCATCGCTTGTTGCGCAAATCCCAGACCCTGATGGTCTTGTCATCGCTAGCCGACACCAGGTACTTGCCGCCCGGATGGAATGCCAGGCCACGCACCCAGTTGTCATGGCCACTCAGTGTGAGCAGGCACAGGCCGACGCTCACGTCCCAAATGCGAATGGTTTTGTCGCGAGAGCCGGAGGCCAGGAACGGGCCTTGGTGGTGGCCCTTCTTGTTGTCCACTCCGGCTGCCTCGTTTATCGCCGAGGCTGCGGCTTCCGGCGCCCAGGCAATGCACTCCACGGTATGCTCATGATCGCGTAATTCAACCTGCAGGATAACCAAAATTGACGTGAGACTCCGTCGTCAGCAGGAGTTACAACACCTTGCTCACCTTGCAGTCTTTTGAATTCGTCAACCAAACACGTATTGTCTGATCATTTGAGCATGTGGCAAAGATGCTGCCTTCGATGTGCACTCGCACCATTCGCACCCACTCTCTGTGGCCAGTGTAGGTTTTCACACAATAACTGGGGAGAGAACAAGTCAACAGGTTAGCCAACTCAACTGTATACAAAACGTACTCTTTCTTAGCTTACCCAGTGGCCACCTCCCACATTTTGACGGTGCGGTCTCGCGATGCGGACAGTACGTAGTCTCCGGCAGGCACAAAGGCCACCGACGAAACATTGTGATCGTGACCGTGCATGGTTTTGACACACTCATAGCTCTGCTGGAAATCCCACAATTTAATGGACAAGTCCGCGCTGCAGGAAGCTGTAAAAAGCCGAATTCAAGAAGTTGGGTCttataatttctaaaaaaaattactagcTCTTACCCAATAGCTTGCCCTGGGCATCAAATGCCACGTCCTGCACCGAGTCTGTGTGTCCCTTAAGACTGCGCTCATACTCGCCAGTTTCAAAGTCCCAAATCTTAATGGTGGCATCCTCAGATGCGGAAACCATTAGACCAAAAATGGGATGAAATATTACCTGAAATAGTCATAGATTTATGATTAGGAGTTCAACCTAATAATCATAGTAATGCCAACTTACCCTCGTTATGCTGGCCCGATGACCAGTCAGGGAGAATTTCTCTGGCGGCCGGGGTATCCACTCGCCGGGCGtccgtttgttttttgtggGCGCACCCTCGATGACCTCCTTCTCAGCTTCGGTCAGCTTAGCCTCTAGTTCCATCACTTTCTTCTGCAGCCGGATGACGGACGTCCACTTCTTCTCCAGCAGTCCACCAAACTTCTTTTCTGCTTCTGTGCTGAGATCGGCCTCCTTGCGAAAGGTTTCCAATGAGTCGGCGTAGCCATTTGAGCCCAAATAATCGGCAATCGCTTGGTTACTATTCAAATAGAGATTACACAGGTTAGTTTAGGGAATTTATGGAATTTCAGATAGCTAAAACTTACAGCTCCTCGCGCTGCCGCTGCGACAACACCATTTTCATACTGTTTTCCGATTTGGCTTGTTTTTCTGCTCTCGTTCGATTGGGTTTACGGTCTTCAATTCGTTCAATTCTGCAATGAAAAAAGTAGACAACAAACAAAGTTACAGTATTACTTTTCTATTTCGTTCTGCCATGGTTTTTCATTATTATACAACATTTagttagaaatttaaatatttaggcccctatttaaatgatttgggTATCGGGTCAAATTGTatgatttctttcttttttctaatttaactatttcttcaaattttgcttttctgcttttctttgatttatttggTTCTGCAgtttaaaaaatcaactattGCGGAGTTTGACTGTATAATTATTTGATGAATTGCTGTGCCAGAGACAGGAAATTGGTTTCGCAAAAgttaaatgccaaaaatgcAAGCGAGTTTCGTTTGAATTCTCATGGAGGGCAAGTCACCCACATTTtcttggatttttttttggcaacagTATGTTGTTTCTTATGTTCATCTTTCGTCTAGTCATTAAATTgctttattctttttttcaaGCCCAAAGCAGagcatcatcattatcatcttTGGTTTCTGGCACACAATTTTGTGTTGTCTGGACAGAGAATAATAATCGAAAAGCTGGTAAAGCTCAAAGCGAACAGCAAGTAGGTAACCCTGCAAACAAACTGCACTCGTCATCAATAAATTCAAGGGTCGCTCGCCAATCGCGAAAATATAAGCTTCCAAATGGAATTAGGCAAAAACAACGCAGCAGaagtttttcaataattaGTGTGTTGTTTTTGGGTTTGCCCATACCTATTCAATCAACTTAAGGTGGACAAATCACAGGTGGTAAATCACGCAATAAAGCAACAATCGGAAACAAAGGCTAACGCATATCTGGCGTACTTGATAACGATGGACAACTGACGCGTTGCCAACTACCTGTAAAAACGACGGCAAGGCAAAGCCAATTAGCCGGACTTAACGGTAGTTCAAGCAACTTCTTATAGGTAAATAAGGCTGCGAAAAAGCGTGCAAGCGAAGAAGCAGAACAAACACAGACACCTGCGGTAGAAATAATAGGCCTTTgctaagtaaataaataaaaagtgttcTGCATACAAAATACCTGTTGATAGCAACAAACCATATAAATACcaactaaatatttacttattaacTTTCAATGTAAACTTGTTggtacatattttaatattaccttttacaattttagaaaatttgaatatttttaaagtcttatttatatattattgttgtCAGGACTTAACTGGTACCAATCGTCGTACTTTTCCAAACTTCCCGGTACCAGAGCTATTACTTTGACCTCAGCTGTTCAACACACTCGCACATCACGGACTAGGAAATGACgtt
Coding sequences within it:
- the LOC128256514 gene encoding PRKR-interacting protein 1 homolog; amino-acid sequence: MSLIKNLIKEPETKPKKKKKDAGSGDSDSDGKDKPLRPFVKTATDLQRMKLEKLMKNPDKPVIIPEQRRERDYMSSVPTFVRNVMGSSAGAGSGEFHVYRHLRRKEYARQKNIQNQSSREAADEAFQQKLDDNRRAAEEKTAKKRAKRQKRKQRTKKPREEKQPEPKDASESSGSDSEGQGLNEDTDKRPENKPDEEQVVPSKDEDKEPLKAEETEEESNANSKESCTEGANTASKPLETETIDEASKDSANVHQETENPILDGQVQA
- the LOC128256508 gene encoding lissencephaly-1 homolog — protein: MKMVLSQRQREELNQAIADYLGSNGYADSLETFRKEADLSTEAEKKFGGLLEKKWTSVIRLQKKVMELEAKLTEAEKEVIEGAPTKNKRTPGEWIPRPPEKFSLTGHRASITRVIFHPIFGLMVSASEDATIKIWDFETGEYERSLKGHTDSVQDVAFDAQGKLLASCSADLSIKLWDFQQSYECVKTMHGHDHNVSSVAFVPAGDYVLSASRDRTVKMWEVATGYCVKTYTGHREWVRMVRVHIEGSIFATCSNDQTIRVWLTNSKDCKVELRDHEHTVECIAWAPEAAASAINEAAGVDNKKGHHQGPFLASGSRDKTIRIWDVSVGLCLLTLSGHDNWVRGLAFHPGGKYLVSASDDKTIRVWDLRNKRCMKTLYAHQHFCTSIDFHKAHPYVISGSVDQTVKVWECR